Below is a genomic region from Gopherus flavomarginatus isolate rGopFla2 chromosome 9, rGopFla2.mat.asm, whole genome shotgun sequence.
tatacatgtataatgtatgtgattttttgggggtggggaggtgcaaagtggaagtttcgcctaggtcgcaaaatatccttgcaccggccctgctgggcCGTATGGCTTGCAGTACTGAAATACCAGGGAATGCTGCAGATCAGGATTAAGATACATTGGTAGAGGTGGGCAAGGGatgttgcaggtcaggattgaggtgcattGACAGAGTTGTGTGAGAGGAGCCTGTATAGCTTCTGCTTGCATTATATCTGACTCCAGAAGAGTTAAATACaaaaagttactttaaaaagaaGGTAAGACTCTTTAATGTACTTAAAAACTAAAAAGAGAATATTCTCTTTTTAGTTTTTAAGCCCTACTTTTGGAAGGGTGGGGAGCACTAGTTATTCCGGATGCTGCCTCTCTGTTGTGGTTGTGTGTGACTCATAGAGTGAGCAGTTTGTAGCCCTGATGCACACCTCTCACTGGCCTGTGGTCGTGCCTGGCCTCTGGAGGTAAGACACCTCATCTCATTTGCTGCTTCTCTTGACATTTTACCAGCTCAGATGCTCCATCGAGGTCAGAGTGTGACAGATATAGCAATTTCATGCAATATCCAGGACAAACCTGATTGGATTAAGTTAACCTTTTAAGTATGTTTACAGTCTATTGTATTTAAAATGTGAAGTTTGTGTgttattgtgggattgtatgtaaGTTCTTCTGGGGGAGACATGGCCAGTGTAAACCttgggaagtgttatgagcttcaGAGAAGCAATTTTTAAGCAATGCTTAAATTGCTTAAAAATTAAGCTTAAATTGCTTAATTTGTCTGGCACATTGCTTAAAATATGCTTCAGAGAAGCATATTTTAAGCAATGTGCCAGACAAACAAATATAAGTGGGCTTCTAGAAAATACCTGCAGATTGGTAAATGCAAATGACCACTTCCAGCTGTACAGAgagccagccttttgaagcttcaTCCCGAGGAGGGGACCACTGTCTGGGTACTTGGGTATTTACGGTCTCTGTAGATCAAAGACCCAAACTGTGTAAAGTGGTGACAATCAGATTCagggtgtgcttgttctgagctaacagttgatatgaacttgtgaccacagaaAACCCCCATGGTGGAGTTTGAAGGACCAGCCACGTGTCAGAGCCCTTGTTGGAAATGAGATGATCTCCGGTAAGCTGATTAATATGCCGCATATGTGTAgtttcttttactttttaaatacgttttctctgtagtgctttcaccttaagaataaatgtgcttgctgagGACAAGTTGTTTTGTAATTTATACCTATCGGTAATTACACTGTTTATTGCCTCTGAGGCAAAAGCAAAGCAGGCTagcttaggcagtctgacttgctggggaactcacagtgtaggcagagagctgtgcagtctggaaaaaccccggtcaggagggagagagacgtgTGTCTCCATCCAAGAGAGGTGGTGGCTACAAATCTGGAAACCTGACAGTGGGTTTCCTTTGCTCGAACATAAAGGAGGAATGCGGCAGCAGTTGCACTGAACTGTAACCTATACACTTTCGCCCAGATACTTCCTAGGAACCCCACTTAACTTTGTTTAAAATAGTCCTTTGAAGTTCACAACACTTCCCAAGGTTTACAAGTCTTCACCCTAGTGAATCCCACATTTTGCGTTTTTAATACAGTGGGCTCCAAAGATACTTAaccttaattcaataaggtttaacttaattcagcaAGGTTTgcccaggatattgcaggaaatcaCCATGTCTGTCACACAGAGAATTTCCAGAGCAGCCTCTGGGTAAACCAGAATGATCAGAGTTACAAAGGCTGGAGCGAGAAAGGCCTATCTGGCCTCATCTAGTCTATTCTATGGGACTTTGGCCGGGGTTGTTCAATGCAGCATAGTCACCAGGGTAAAAATTTCAGGAAGTTTTTCTAACTGTTCCTGAGATTCACAGATGCCTTGTGGTGAATGGGATGGGGAAGTCTGTACTGGCATGCAGAGTGATGTTGATGTCTGAGATGTAGACTGAGTGCTCTCTGAAGCAGAATCTGTTTCCTTTATGTTTGTCTGTACAGCGACTAGTACAGTGGGGCTCTGATCTTTGACTGGAgtttctaggtgctaccacaataaaaTAGTAACTATAGGAAGAGTGAAGCAAGAGAAGGGTTAAatatgaagcagcagcagcactgctgtctcagagccccattgtgatTGGGCCTTGCTCCGTGTGGATGTTACTCTTTTCCCCCTGATTTGACATGGCATTTATGCATCTGGGGTTAGTACAGTGCCAAGCGCTCTGTGAATGAGTAAATGTCTCAGGAGAGTTCAGTGATCCAGCCTCTTCTGTTGTCTGCAGCTGTGGAAAGGGCGTACGGACCCAGTCCTCCACATCGACCTGAGGCGCTGGGCCGACCTGATGCTAGTGGCTCCTCTTGATGCGAATACACTGGCAAAAATAGCAAATGGCATCTGTGACAACTTACTGGTGAGTTACTGTCTGCATCTGGGCCACTAGTTGCCCTGAATACTGGCTGAGGACTTCTTTCATGCTCTTTGTCCTTATCCCTCTATTGCTTTCACTGTAACTCTATTCTGTTTTCCTTTTcatgcaagctctttggggtggggaccatgttgttctgtgtttgtatagcgcCTAGTGAAATGGAGCCTCGATCCATGACTAGGGTGTGACAGGTTAGATTACAGaacccctcttgggagctgccacccaatatgctaagactacctctgctcctgttttccctgccagctcaggccgtcagcaccctgtcttgctgagccagaagcttctgtctgctccagcaaagacccagggtctgaattacttgccccaaagctacaggtttacctgaaaacaactcacagaagtgtgcttgtctttagcactcagatgcccaactaccaatggggtctaaacccaaataaatccgttttaccctgtataaagcttattcagggtaaactcataaattgttcgccatctataacactgatagagatgcatggttgtttgctcccccatgtattaatacatactctgagttagttaataagtaaaaagtgattttattaaatacagaaagtaggatttaagtggttctaagtagtaacagacagaacaaagtcagtcaccaagcaaaataaaataaaatgcgcaaatctatgtctaatcaaactgaatacagataatctcacccttagagatgctcCGTAAGTTTtgtcctcagactggacaccttccaggccggggcacaattctttccccttacAGCTCTTGttctagctcaggtggtagctagaggaTTCTTTATGATGACTTCTCTCTCTCGTTCTCTTCCACTCCTTTATAtaccttttgcataaggtgggaatccttttgtCCGTCTCTGAGTTCCtaacccctccttctcaatggaaagacaccaggttaaagatggattccagtttagGTGACGTGAttatgtcactgcaagacttcattgcccacttgccagcacacacgtgtacaggaagacttacaggtaaaacacaaccatctgcagtcaatggtcctagttaatgggagtcatcaagattccaaaccaccattaatggcccacactttacataattacaataggctgTCAGAGTTCTGTTTCATATTTCtattttcagatacaagagtggtacatttatacagataggatgatcacactcagtagattataagctttgtaatgataccttataaaagaccttttgcatgaagcatatctcagttatattatattcacttattaaatttttgtaaaaccatatagactgcacaatgtCACATAGGGCTTCTAGGCATTAAAATACTActtctactactactactaataaataaTGCCTACTCTTTCCCCTGGCTCCCTCCTTAtacctctttctctcttcctcttcacatCCTTCTTCATCTCCCTGGCTCTTCTCTCATGGTCTTCACTCGCCATCCCTTTCCCTatatttcctcctcttccttttcctgaTGCATGATTCTTCTTCCTCTCCTGCAGCTTATAGCCTctccatctctctgtctctctctatctCACAGACACACTTTCTCACTCTTCAGTTCCTTTTCCTTTCTGTATTTTAGATGTAGTCTGGAAAGACACCTGTGAGATCAGATACGTTTGTTTTCTTCCTGCTAGTCCTCACTCCCTCATCTAAAAGCATAACATGGacatccacccacccacactcACACATTTATCTTCCAGTTTCAGCCACAGGTCTCTTTTGGGGCAATGCTGTTTTCTGGTACCCCAAGTAGCTTGGGGTGGATGGAAGAAGGGAGGCAGCTCCTGCATTTGGGTAAGACAGACTACCCAAGAGCCCCCTGTACACCCAAGCACTTTGGGACCAGAGGTAGATGCTCATTATATAGGGAAGGTCATAGAATTTTAAGACACCTGAGGAATCTTCAAAGAGAATGCAAATCTGCACATGCAGCACTGGTATACcagttcagtggctctcaaaaaTGAGTGGAGGGTGGGTGGAGCTAGGGATGTAGGCACACACAATCTCAAAAGGAAATTTGTCTGGACAGGTGCCATTCAGGTCAAGAAACTCTGAATGGCTGAACCCCAGTGCTAAGGAAAACCACAGTGCCTATAAATGAGAA
It encodes:
- the PPCDC gene encoding phosphopantothenoylcysteine decarboxylase isoform X6 translates to MEPLTLSEPQPSPQNSLPTPQKTYHVLVGVTGSVAALKLPVLVSELLEIPGLKVRVVTTERAKHFYNPQEIPVTLYSDAEEWQLWKGRTDPVLHIDLRRWADLMLVAPLDANTLAKIANGICDNLLVGILLSVSEFLTPPSQWKDTRLKMDSSLGDVIMSLQDFIAHLPAHTCTGRLTGKTQPSAVNGPS